In Leopardus geoffroyi isolate Oge1 chromosome D1, O.geoffroyi_Oge1_pat1.0, whole genome shotgun sequence, a single window of DNA contains:
- the MPZL2 gene encoding myelin protein zero-like protein 2: MYGKSTSRAGLLLLGVQLTALWPIAAVEIYTSQVLEAVNGTDVRLKCTFSSFAPVGDALTVTWNFRPRDGGPEQFVFYYHVDPFKPMSGRFKDRVVWDGNPERYDVSIILWKLQFDDNGTYTCQVKNPPDVDGLIGEIRLSVVHTVRFSEIYFLALAIGSACALMVIIVIVVVLVQHFRKKRWAERAHKVVEIKSKEEERLNQDKKVSVYLEDAD; this comes from the exons ATGTATGGCAAGAGCACTTCGCGTGCTGGGCTGCTTCTCCTTGGCGTGCAGCTCACAG CCCTTTGGCCTATAGCAGCTGTGGAAATTTACACCTCCCAAGTGCTGGAGGCTGTCAACGGGACAGATGTTCGGTTAAAATGCACTTTCTCCAGCTTTGCCCCCGTGGGTGATGCGCTAACAGTGACCTGGAACTTCCGTCCTCGAGATGGGGGCCCCGAGCAGTTT GTGTTCTACTATCATGTGGATCCCTTCAAACCCATGAGTGGGCGTTTCAAGGATCGAGTGGTCTGGGACGGGAACCCCGAGCGGTACGACGTCTCCATCATCCTCTGGAAGCTGCAGTTTGACGACAATGGGACATACACCTGCCAGGTGAAGAACCCACCTGACGTTGATGGGCTGATAGGGGAGATTCGGCTGAGCGTCGTGCACACTG TACGCTTCTCTGAGATCTACTTCCTGGCTCTGGCCATTGGCTCTGCCTGTGCCCTGATGGTCATTATAGTAATCGTGGTGGTCCTCGTCCAGCATTTCCGGAAAAAGCGATGGGCCGAAAGAGCTCATAAAGTGGTGGAGATAAAATC aaaagaagaggaaaggctCAACCAAGATAAAAAGGTCTCTGTTTATTTAGAAGACGCAGACTGA